The Changchengzhania lutea genomic sequence GTCGCCTCGTAAGCATTATTAATCAGCTCGGGAATTGATAGTCCAGTCGTAAATATTGGATAATCCGCAGAAAATGCAGAAAATCCAGTACTTGTTTTCTCGACCGTCAGTTTTATTTTTTTCATTTTTGCCATAATCCTATCTTTTAATTCCAGCGTCTTTAAGGATTTTCTTTTCCAAACCTTTACCCATTTCTGAACTTCCGTGATTTGGAAAGATAATTGTTCCCTTTTTTGTTTCGTGTCGCATTTTTACGTGCGAACCTTTTTGCGATACCGCATACCAGCCATCTTTGGTCAATATTCGATAAAGTTGAGAACATTTCATTCAGTTTCGCTTTGGTTTCAGAACTCAAAGGTAAACTATTATTTACTTTTTACAAACTAAATTTTAATGCGAGGACGATTTTTTTCCATTCAAAATGTTAAAAGCCCACTAGACACACTTTAAACCATAAAGAGGCCGTCTAAAAAGTCATTTTTATTCGTCATTACGAGAAATTTTAATTTAGAAGTAATCTGTTAATCAGTAACTTAAATTTAACAGATTGTTTCTCCCGAATACTCGAGATCGCAATGACGATCTTTTTAGACAGCCTCTTTTTTTAAACTTAGATTAATAGCTATGCAGATATAAATTAATCTTCTACCAAAACCCAGTCGCCTTTGGCAATTAAAGGTTCTGCTTGTTTGTATTTCAAGGTCTTATTTTCGCCATTGAGCACATGTTTAATGGTCACACGATCATTACGCCCAATTTTCGGGCGTTCACGTACTATGGTTTCTACTACTTCCTGTTGACGTTGTGTATTTCCTGCAGCTCGGTTTTGTGCAGAACGTTCATCTAGATTAGGAATCTCGTCTTTTTGCGTTTTTAAGTTTTCCTTTTTACGGGTTTGTCGCGCTTCCTGAATGGTGTTTTGGGTTTCCTGTGGCAATTCACCTTTAAATAAGAATGATATCACATCTTTATTCACTTGGTCAATCATCGCTTTAAACAACTCAAAGGCTTCAAATTTGTATATTAACAATGGGTCTTTCTGCTCATGTACTGCTAATTGAACAGATTGCTTTAGCTCATCCATTTTACGTAAATGGTTTTTCCAAGCATCATCAATTATAGCTAAAGTGATATTCTTTTCAAAATCGGTAATTAATTGTTTACCACCAGTTTCATAAGCCTTTTCAAGATCGGTGACTACGTTTAAACTCTTTACGCCATCTGTAAACGGCACGACGATACGTTTAAATTTATCGCGCTGCGTTTCATATACATTTTTAATTACAGGATACGCAATATCGGCATTGCGCGCCATTTTTTCCTTATAATGCTCAAATGCCGCTTTGTAAATTTTAGAAGTGATTTCTTGAGCCGGTAGCGTACCAAATTCTTCTTTGGTAATTGGGGAACTCATTGAAAAATACCGAATTAATTCAAATTCGAAATTCTTAAAATCGTTGGCACCTTTGTTAGTTTCGGCAATACCTTCCGAAGTATCAAAAATCATATTGGCCAAATCGACGCGAAGACGTTCGCCAAACAGAGCATGATGACGTCGCTTATAAACAACCTCACGTTGCGCATTCATAACATCATCATATTCCAATAAACGTTTTCTAACACCAAATTGGTTTTCTTCTACTTTTTTCTGTGCACGTTCAATAGATTTTGAAATCATAGAATGCTGAATCACTTCGCCTTCTTTCAATCCCATTTTATCCATCATTTTCGCGATACGTTCGCTACCAAATAAGCGCATTAAATTATCTTCAAGCGAGACGTAAAATTGCGAGCTTCCTGGATCTCCCTGACGTCCGGCACGACCACGTAACTGTCTGTCAACACGACGCGAGTCATGACGTTCTGTACCTACAATAGCTAAACCACCAGCGGCTTTCACTTCGTTCGATAATTTAATATCGGTACCACGACCCGCCATATTGGTGGCAATGGTCACTTGACCTGTTTTACCGGCTTGATCGACAATTTCTGCCTCTTTTTTATGCTGTTTTGCATTTAATACATTATGTGGTATTTTTCTAATGCTAAGCATTTTCCCCAATAACTCACTAATTTCTACAGAGGTTGTACCAATTAAAACGGGACGACCAGCTTCTGCCAGTGTCGTGACATCATCAATAACAGCATTGTACTTTTCGCGCTTGGTCTTATAAACTAAATCTTCCTTATCATCACGTGCAATAGGGCGATTGGTAGGGATCTCAACCACATCCAGTTTGTAGATTTCCCAGAATTCTCCAGCTTCCGTTACCGCGGTACCTGTCATACCTGACAGTTTGCGGTACATTCTGAAATAATTTTGAAGGGTAACCGTGGCAAAAGTTTGGGTGGCATCTTCAATTTTTACATTTTCTTTGGCTTCAATGGCTTGGTGAAGTCCGTCACTATAACGACGACCATCCATAATACGGCCCGTTTGTTCATCAACAATCATCACTTTATTATCCATCACCACATATTGGGTGTCTTTTTCAAATAAAGCGTATGCTTTTAATAGCTGATTTAATGTGTGGATGCGTTCCGATTTTACACCAAATTCCTTAAACAACTCTTCTTTAAGATTCGCTTCTTCTTCCGACGATAAATTTTGATTTTCAATTTTAGCAATTTCAATCCCAATTTCCGGCATCACAAAAAAGTCTGGATTGTCCTTTCCTGAAATGTACTCGATCCCTTTATCGGTTAATTCAATTTGATTGTTTTTTTCTTCAATAACATAATACAGTTCGGCATCAACCTGCGGCATTTCGCGGTTGTTGTCCTGCATGTAATGATTTTCTGTTTTCTGAAGTAATAGTTTAACGCCTTCTTCACTTAAAAACTTGATAAGGGCTTTGTTCTTTGGAATACCACGATACACACGAAGTAATTGTAGACCTCCTTCTTTAGTATCTCCAGCTTTTATCAGTTTTTTGGCTTCGGCCAGAACACCCGTTAAATATTTGCGTTGTACACCAACAATATCATCAACTTTTGGTTTTAATTCGTTAAACTCATGACGTTCGCCTTGCGGAATAGGACCGGATATAATCAAAGGGGTTCGCGCATCATCAACCAACACAGAATCCACCTCATCTACAATGGCAAAATGGTGCGGGCGTTGTACGAGATCGTCTGGTGAGTTGGCCATATTATCACGTAAATAATCAAAACCAAATTCGTTATTGGTTCCGTAAGTGATATCTGCATTATACGCTTTTTTACGTGCTGCAGAATTGGGTTTGTGATAATCTATACAATCTACCGTCAATCCGTGAAAATGAAATATAGGCGCCATCCACGCACTATCACGTTTTGCTAAATAATCATTCACGGTGACGAGGTGAACGCCTTGACCTGAAAGGGCATTTAAATACATGGGTAAGGTCGCTACAAGGGTTTTACCTTCACCAGTTTGCATCTCTGCAATTT encodes the following:
- a CDS encoding type II toxin-antitoxin system HicA family toxin, with product MKCSQLYRILTKDGWYAVSQKGSHVKMRHETKKGTIIFPNHGSSEMGKGLEKKILKDAGIKR
- the secA gene encoding preprotein translocase subunit SecA; translation: MSFLNSVLKIFVGDKSKQDVKAISPIVDQVKTFESAISSLSHDELRAKTTAFKATIAEATKAINEQIANLLEEAENTEDIDRREDIYQDVDKLKDDIYNTTEAVLNDILPEAFAVIKETAKRFTNNTTIEVTANAFDRELSGENDYVTLDDEKAIWSNSWDAAGKPIIWDMIHYDVQLIGGVAMHQGKIAEMQTGEGKTLVATLPMYLNALSGQGVHLVTVNDYLAKRDSAWMAPIFHFHGLTVDCIDYHKPNSAARKKAYNADITYGTNNEFGFDYLRDNMANSPDDLVQRPHHFAIVDEVDSVLVDDARTPLIISGPIPQGERHEFNELKPKVDDIVGVQRKYLTGVLAEAKKLIKAGDTKEGGLQLLRVYRGIPKNKALIKFLSEEGVKLLLQKTENHYMQDNNREMPQVDAELYYVIEEKNNQIELTDKGIEYISGKDNPDFFVMPEIGIEIAKIENQNLSSEEEANLKEELFKEFGVKSERIHTLNQLLKAYALFEKDTQYVVMDNKVMIVDEQTGRIMDGRRYSDGLHQAIEAKENVKIEDATQTFATVTLQNYFRMYRKLSGMTGTAVTEAGEFWEIYKLDVVEIPTNRPIARDDKEDLVYKTKREKYNAVIDDVTTLAEAGRPVLIGTTSVEISELLGKMLSIRKIPHNVLNAKQHKKEAEIVDQAGKTGQVTIATNMAGRGTDIKLSNEVKAAGGLAIVGTERHDSRRVDRQLRGRAGRQGDPGSSQFYVSLEDNLMRLFGSERIAKMMDKMGLKEGEVIQHSMISKSIERAQKKVEENQFGVRKRLLEYDDVMNAQREVVYKRRHHALFGERLRVDLANMIFDTSEGIAETNKGANDFKNFEFELIRYFSMSSPITKEEFGTLPAQEITSKIYKAAFEHYKEKMARNADIAYPVIKNVYETQRDKFKRIVVPFTDGVKSLNVVTDLEKAYETGGKQLITDFEKNITLAIIDDAWKNHLRKMDELKQSVQLAVHEQKDPLLIYKFEAFELFKAMIDQVNKDVISFLFKGELPQETQNTIQEARQTRKKENLKTQKDEIPNLDERSAQNRAAGNTQRQQEVVETIVRERPKIGRNDRVTIKHVLNGENKTLKYKQAEPLIAKGDWVLVED